One region of Saprospiraceae bacterium genomic DNA includes:
- a CDS encoding TIGR00730 family Rossman fold protein — translation MNSIAVFCGANKGSHSWFAEAATELGKTLAQRGIRVVFGGGSVGLMGVLADAVLAHGGHLTGIITHQLHGLELGHPGVTDMLHVETMSERRVLLLNGTDGVITMPGGYGSMDEHFEALTLAQLHQYRKPIGLLNVRGYYDPLLQMLDNMVANGFLKPDNRNLCLDAPDVTGLLEKMTAYEYKALTKWV, via the coding sequence ATGAACAGCATAGCAGTTTTTTGCGGCGCGAACAAAGGTTCCCACTCTTGGTTTGCCGAAGCCGCCACAGAATTGGGAAAGACCCTTGCCCAGCGTGGTATCCGAGTCGTGTTTGGCGGTGGCAGCGTAGGGCTGATGGGGGTGTTGGCCGATGCGGTTTTGGCACACGGCGGCCATCTCACGGGCATCATCACACATCAGTTGCATGGCCTCGAATTGGGGCATCCCGGCGTGACGGATATGCTGCACGTGGAAACCATGTCGGAGCGCCGGGTGCTGCTGCTCAACGGCACCGATGGCGTCATCACGATGCCCGGCGGCTACGGCTCCATGGACGAGCACTTTGAGGCGCTCACCTTGGCCCAGCTTCACCAATACCGCAAGCCCATTGGCCTGCTCAACGTACGCGGATATTACGACCCCTTGCTGCAAATGCTCGACAACATGGTAGCCAATGGCTTTTTGAAACCCGACAACCGCAACCTATGCCTCGACGCGCCCGATGTGACCGGTTTGCTGGAAAAAATGACTGCCTACGAGTACAAGGCGCTCACAAAGTGGGTTTGA
- a CDS encoding nucleotide pyrophosphohydrolase: MTIQNAQQRVDEWINTIGVRYYGELTNTAILMEEVGEVARLMARLYGEQSFKTPEQAASAHTDLADEMADVLFVLICLANQTSVDLTEALKKNLEKKTARDAARHAANEKLR, encoded by the coding sequence ATGACAATACAAAACGCACAACAGAGAGTGGACGAATGGATTAACACCATCGGGGTTCGGTATTACGGCGAGCTGACCAATACCGCCATTTTGATGGAGGAAGTGGGTGAAGTGGCTCGACTGATGGCGCGGCTCTATGGCGAGCAGTCGTTCAAGACACCCGAACAAGCCGCTAGCGCCCACACGGATTTGGCCGATGAAATGGCCGACGTGTTGTTTGTGCTCATCTGTCTCGCCAACCAGACTAGCGTGGACTTGACAGAGGCGTTGAAGAAAAATTTGGAGAAAAAAACAGCCCGCGACGCAGCCCGCCATGCGGCCAACGAAAAGTTGCGTTGA